One stretch of Schlesneria sp. DSM 10557 DNA includes these proteins:
- a CDS encoding dihydroorotate dehydrogenase electron transfer subunit, with protein MTENPLDLPGLVPTAVQKFATIVEHERMARNTWRMRLGCPSLARQIVPGQFLMIRLADRSDPLLARPFALYDVYSDASGQPEGVDFGYVVVGKMTTLLESMKVGERVEVWGPLGNGFPVPTADHLIIAAGGIGQTPFLAVVREALKRRAYGSPHRAVTKVPSRITLCYGVRSVEYLAGVKDFQDEGIDVQIATDDGSAGHRGFVTDLVKPLLTAATTPTVVYSCGPEPMMHAVAKLLKETSIPGWLSLETPMACGFGACFSCVTRITQDDGTWDYRRVCVEGPVFAADKVVFDV; from the coding sequence ATGACTGAAAATCCGTTGGATCTTCCTGGCCTTGTCCCGACAGCAGTTCAGAAGTTTGCGACGATTGTCGAGCATGAACGGATGGCGCGGAACACATGGCGAATGCGATTAGGATGCCCAAGCCTGGCACGTCAGATTGTCCCGGGACAGTTTCTGATGATTCGGTTGGCCGATCGCAGCGATCCGTTGCTGGCCCGTCCGTTCGCTCTGTACGACGTGTATTCAGATGCCTCCGGTCAGCCCGAAGGAGTCGATTTCGGCTATGTCGTGGTCGGAAAGATGACAACGCTGCTGGAGTCGATGAAAGTCGGTGAACGCGTGGAAGTGTGGGGACCGCTGGGGAATGGCTTTCCCGTGCCCACCGCAGACCACCTCATCATCGCCGCCGGTGGGATTGGGCAAACCCCGTTTCTGGCTGTCGTCCGCGAAGCGTTGAAACGAAGAGCTTACGGCAGTCCTCACAGAGCAGTAACCAAGGTCCCTTCCAGAATTACGCTGTGCTATGGTGTACGAAGTGTGGAGTACCTGGCTGGCGTGAAGGATTTTCAGGACGAAGGGATCGATGTTCAGATTGCGACGGACGATGGTTCGGCCGGTCATCGCGGATTTGTGACCGATCTGGTGAAACCTCTTCTGACCGCAGCTACGACGCCGACAGTCGTTTACAGTTGTGGTCCGGAACCAATGATGCACGCGGTGGCAAAATTGCTGAAAGAGACTTCGATCCCCGGTTGGCTTTCACTGGAAACACCCATGGCCTGTGGATTCGGTGCCTGCTTCAGTTGTGTCACACGCATCACGCAAGATGACGGCACCTGGGATTATCGTCGGGTCTGTGTCGAAGGACCTGTCTTCGCCGCTGATAAAGTCGTCTTTGACGTTTGA
- a CDS encoding PVC-type heme-binding CxxCH protein encodes MYTSKSLAVALVLLCIVRVSVTAAEPSRLKLLFLGDDGHHQPAIRFKQLQPELRKRKIDLVYSDAVTDLNSQTLAEYDGLVVYANIDEISDDQARALLAFVEGGKGFIPLHCASYCFRNHQEIVGLIGGQFLRHETGSFRTTIAEPDHPVMKGFSGFESWDETYVHTRHNPVNRVVLETRTEGDAQEPWTWVRTHGKGRVFYTAWGHDGRTFSNPGFVNLVERGIRWACGGDPSIVPPFADRPQMTSLPDDLAPFEYVEADVPFYPPGKRWGTVENGPRKMQLPVSPEESMKHFVTPVGFQVKLFASEKDFQGKPISMNWDERGRLWICETTDYPNELQPVGQGTDRIRILEDTDGDWVADKFTVFAEHLSIPTAITFYRGGAIVQDGTETVYLKDTDGDDRADYRKVLVTGWGMGDTHGEVSNFQFGLDNWYYAMQGYNDSSPVLTDGRKVTSFRQGFFRFKVSESQKGSDPAAAPIGSEPQPDPVVTELEFLRSTNNNTWGLGLSEEGLVFGSTANGNPSEFMPIPNRYYESVRGWSSTVLEGIADSNKFEPLDADKVRQVDHHGGFTAAAGHALYTARNYPKEYWNRTAFVTEATGHLVATFVLRDEGAGFRSKNSWNLLASNDEWSGPIMAEVGPDGNVWVIDWYNFIIQHNPTPIGFQTGRGNAYESSLRDKKHGRIYRVVYTGNEAAQSKSATSSQENAGMMQAKAVDLSRANANELVAALHSPNFLWRRHAQRLLIEKRHTEAIPELVAMIKEQSIDEIGLATEINHALWTLHALGGLTGENREAHSAVVHALNHPSAGVRRNSLLVLPRDSATIATLQRSGVLRDRNAKVRLSGFLTLAELPASAEAAEEVRLAMVAPENSDDRWLREALIAAAARHDLMFLKSVIQNIGEKSPGPHIDFIRIVAEHYARGGNEESVASLFPLLVQSSEGIVASDRATGIISAMIEGLAKGWPRGQQADFDESTEGALVELLNKLPVADRGPLATFATRAGSKKLETYSAEIAASFLTIAKDEKQPDDVRRDAAVQLLSFRRLDRDAAKEVIALVTPRTPPELAQAFIEAVNASEAPEAGGLLIESQATLTPSVRPTVIRLLLGRVDWTDALLDALEQGKISMSDLSLDQKQGMTAHPNKELADRAKKVLSRTGGLPNPDRQKVLDELLPLADQTGDVAAGRDVFKKQCSKCHTHSGEGTRIGPDLTGMAVHPKKELLTHIIDPSRSVEGNYRVYSVVLNDGRVMNGLLASESKTAIEIFDAEGKKHALQRADIEELIASTKSLMPEGFEKQVKPDEIKNLLEFLTQRGKYLPIPIDKVATVVSTKEMFHDGQHDEQKLIFPDWAPRIFEGVPFVLVDPQGDRVANAIMLYGTNGDKPPRMPKRVALTCNSAATAIHLLGGVSGWGWPASEKGLSSLIVRLKYRDGAVEEHVLKNGEHFADYIRRVDVPQSQFAFPLRNQQIRYLKVVPGRTDPIETIELVKGNNVESSPIVMAITVETPAASEKK; translated from the coding sequence ATGTACACATCGAAATCACTGGCTGTCGCTTTGGTGCTCTTGTGCATTGTTCGGGTCAGTGTCACCGCGGCAGAACCATCCCGTCTGAAACTGTTGTTTCTGGGGGACGATGGCCACCACCAGCCGGCGATTCGCTTTAAGCAGCTTCAGCCGGAGTTGAGAAAGCGGAAGATTGACCTTGTCTATTCCGACGCTGTGACTGATCTGAATTCACAGACGTTAGCAGAGTACGACGGACTAGTCGTCTATGCGAATATCGACGAGATCTCGGATGATCAGGCCCGTGCACTTCTCGCATTTGTCGAAGGTGGAAAGGGCTTCATTCCTTTGCACTGTGCCAGTTATTGCTTTCGGAATCATCAGGAGATCGTGGGATTGATCGGGGGGCAGTTTCTGAGGCATGAAACGGGCTCGTTCCGGACCACGATCGCGGAGCCGGACCATCCGGTGATGAAAGGGTTCAGCGGGTTTGAAAGTTGGGATGAGACCTATGTTCATACCCGTCATAACCCTGTGAATCGAGTTGTACTGGAGACACGGACGGAGGGGGATGCGCAGGAGCCCTGGACTTGGGTTCGGACTCACGGTAAGGGACGAGTCTTCTATACGGCCTGGGGACATGACGGACGCACATTCAGCAATCCCGGATTCGTCAACCTGGTCGAGAGAGGGATTCGGTGGGCGTGCGGTGGCGACCCGTCCATCGTTCCACCCTTTGCTGACCGCCCGCAGATGACCAGTCTGCCTGATGACCTGGCGCCGTTCGAGTATGTCGAAGCCGATGTGCCGTTCTATCCCCCCGGCAAGCGCTGGGGAACCGTTGAAAACGGCCCCCGCAAGATGCAGCTCCCGGTGTCACCTGAAGAATCAATGAAGCACTTCGTGACGCCTGTCGGGTTCCAGGTGAAGTTGTTTGCCTCGGAGAAAGATTTTCAGGGAAAGCCCATCTCCATGAACTGGGACGAGCGCGGGCGCCTGTGGATTTGTGAAACGACTGACTACCCCAACGAATTGCAGCCTGTCGGTCAGGGAACGGACCGAATCCGGATTCTGGAAGATACCGACGGCGACTGGGTTGCTGACAAGTTTACGGTGTTTGCAGAGCATCTGAGTATCCCGACCGCTATTACCTTCTATCGGGGTGGAGCAATCGTTCAGGACGGGACCGAGACTGTCTATCTCAAAGACACTGACGGTGACGATCGCGCAGACTACCGCAAAGTCCTCGTTACCGGTTGGGGAATGGGGGATACGCACGGAGAAGTGAGCAATTTCCAGTTCGGTCTGGATAACTGGTACTATGCGATGCAGGGTTACAATGACTCGTCACCAGTCTTGACCGACGGACGCAAGGTCACCTCGTTTCGGCAGGGCTTCTTCCGTTTCAAAGTGAGCGAGTCTCAGAAAGGAAGCGACCCAGCGGCCGCTCCCATTGGAAGTGAGCCTCAGCCTGACCCTGTAGTGACGGAACTCGAGTTCCTGCGTTCAACCAACAACAACACCTGGGGGTTGGGGCTGAGCGAGGAAGGGTTGGTGTTTGGCTCGACCGCGAATGGAAATCCCAGCGAGTTCATGCCGATTCCTAATCGCTACTATGAAAGTGTGCGAGGCTGGTCGTCGACAGTGTTGGAAGGGATTGCCGATAGCAACAAGTTCGAACCACTGGACGCTGACAAGGTTCGTCAGGTTGATCACCACGGGGGATTCACTGCGGCTGCAGGTCACGCCCTCTATACCGCAAGGAATTATCCGAAAGAGTACTGGAATCGGACTGCCTTTGTGACTGAGGCGACGGGGCATCTGGTAGCGACTTTCGTCTTGCGGGACGAAGGTGCGGGATTCCGATCCAAAAATTCCTGGAACCTGCTGGCCAGCAATGATGAATGGTCAGGGCCCATTATGGCCGAGGTTGGTCCAGACGGAAACGTGTGGGTGATCGACTGGTACAACTTCATCATCCAGCACAACCCGACGCCGATCGGCTTCCAGACGGGTAGGGGGAATGCTTACGAATCCAGTCTGCGTGATAAAAAGCACGGGCGCATCTATCGGGTGGTGTATACCGGAAACGAAGCGGCTCAATCAAAGTCTGCTACGTCGTCGCAAGAGAATGCAGGCATGATGCAGGCGAAAGCGGTCGATCTTTCGCGGGCCAATGCGAATGAACTTGTCGCCGCGCTGCACTCGCCCAATTTCCTGTGGCGTCGGCACGCGCAACGACTACTGATCGAAAAACGACATACGGAAGCGATTCCGGAACTCGTTGCCATGATCAAGGAGCAATCGATCGATGAGATTGGTCTGGCGACGGAGATAAACCACGCCCTGTGGACACTCCATGCACTCGGCGGGTTAACGGGTGAGAATCGAGAAGCGCACAGCGCCGTTGTTCATGCTCTGAATCACCCCTCTGCCGGTGTTCGCCGGAATTCGCTTCTTGTATTGCCGCGAGATTCCGCGACGATCGCAACTCTGCAGAGAAGTGGCGTACTGCGTGACCGAAACGCCAAAGTTCGCCTGTCAGGATTTCTGACACTTGCCGAACTTCCCGCATCCGCGGAAGCCGCTGAAGAAGTACGCCTCGCGATGGTTGCACCCGAGAACTCGGATGATCGCTGGTTGCGAGAAGCATTAATCGCTGCGGCTGCCCGGCATGACTTGATGTTTCTGAAGTCGGTCATCCAGAACATCGGAGAAAAGTCCCCTGGACCCCACATCGACTTCATCAGGATTGTGGCTGAGCACTACGCTCGGGGGGGCAACGAGGAGTCGGTCGCGTCGCTCTTTCCTTTGCTGGTGCAATCCAGCGAGGGGATCGTGGCGTCAGATCGAGCTACGGGAATCATTTCGGCGATGATCGAAGGACTGGCGAAAGGATGGCCGCGAGGTCAGCAGGCGGACTTTGATGAATCGACGGAAGGGGCTCTTGTCGAACTTTTGAACAAGCTTCCCGTCGCCGATCGAGGCCCCCTGGCGACGTTCGCGACACGGGCAGGAAGCAAGAAGCTGGAAACGTACAGTGCCGAAATCGCGGCATCCTTTTTGACAATCGCAAAAGATGAGAAACAACCGGACGATGTGCGACGCGATGCCGCAGTCCAGTTGCTCAGTTTCCGTCGTCTGGATCGTGATGCCGCGAAAGAGGTCATCGCTCTTGTGACACCTCGGACACCGCCAGAACTGGCTCAAGCTTTCATTGAAGCCGTGAACGCCAGCGAAGCACCCGAAGCGGGTGGTCTCTTGATTGAATCGCAGGCAACATTGACCCCCTCGGTCCGGCCTACCGTGATCCGTCTGCTACTGGGACGGGTCGACTGGACCGACGCCCTGCTCGATGCACTGGAGCAGGGGAAAATTTCCATGAGCGATCTTTCACTCGATCAAAAACAGGGAATGACCGCTCATCCCAACAAAGAACTCGCCGATCGAGCGAAGAAGGTGTTATCGCGAACGGGAGGTCTCCCTAATCCTGATCGACAGAAAGTTCTGGACGAACTGCTGCCGCTCGCTGACCAGACGGGTGACGTGGCGGCCGGACGAGACGTCTTTAAGAAGCAATGTTCCAAGTGTCATACCCACAGCGGTGAAGGGACCCGCATCGGACCGGATCTCACGGGGATGGCCGTTCATCCGAAGAAAGAACTACTGACGCACATCATCGACCCCAGCCGAAGTGTGGAAGGGAATTATCGCGTGTACTCGGTTGTCCTCAATGACGGCCGGGTGATGAACGGGTTGCTCGCTTCCGAGTCGAAGACGGCGATCGAAATCTTCGATGCCGAAGGGAAGAAGCACGCTCTGCAGCGTGCTGACATTGAGGAACTGATCGCATCGACCAAGTCGCTCATGCCGGAAGGATTCGAGAAGCAAGTCAAGCCGGACGAAATCAAGAACTTACTGGAATTCCTGACTCAGCGAGGAAAATACCTCCCCATTCCGATTGATAAGGTGGCGACGGTTGTCAGTACGAAGGAGATGTTCCACGACGGACAGCATGATGAACAGAAACTGATTTTCCCGGACTGGGCGCCGCGTATTTTTGAGGGGGTCCCGTTCGTCCTGGTTGACCCGCAGGGAGACCGCGTGGCGAACGCGATCATGTTGTATGGGACCAACGGCGATAAGCCCCCGCGGATGCCCAAGCGAGTCGCGCTGACATGTAACTCGGCTGCGACAGCGATCCATCTGCTGGGCGGGGTCAGTGGGTGGGGATGGCCTGCGAGTGAAAAGGGACTCTCGAGCCTCATCGTCCGTCTCAAATATAGGGACGGAGCAGTCGAGGAGCATGTGCTGAAGAATGGCGAGCATTTCGCAGACTACATTCGGCGCGTCGATGTCCCTCAATCTCAGTTTGCTTTCCCGCTCAGGAATCAGCAGATTCGCTACCTGAAGGTGGTTCCCGGGCGGACAGATCCGATCGAGACGATCGAACTGGTCAAAGGGAATAACGTCGAGTCGTCGCCTATCGTGATGGCGATTACTGTTGAGACCCCCGCTGCGTCTGAAAAGAAATAA
- the mazG gene encoding nucleoside triphosphate pyrophosphohydrolase, with product MPDSTEPASLQPLIAEGVPPDLEKLRSRFSELCEIIAKLRSPEGCPWDRQQTLESIKPYTLEETYELLEAIDSGDDGAIVEELGDVLLQVLLDSQIAADQGRFDLNDVVDVIARKLVRRHPHVFGDVKVGTANDVALHWDRIKRSEKARQSIFDGLPAELPALARAARLSKKAARVGYDFPTRNMLFDKLQEEITELAFEIFPAGKIPHVEANVDVPVEPDPEPFTAEQQRRIESEIGDVLFVVANIARRWHINPEEALRASNAKFQRRVEYIERRLKETGRDIHSASLTEMEELYQEGKQIEKSGNGEPR from the coding sequence ATGCCCGACTCGACCGAGCCTGCTTCACTCCAACCCTTGATCGCCGAAGGAGTGCCGCCCGACCTGGAGAAGCTGAGATCCCGCTTTAGTGAACTCTGCGAGATCATCGCAAAACTGCGATCACCCGAAGGCTGTCCCTGGGACCGCCAGCAAACCCTGGAATCAATCAAGCCCTATACGCTGGAGGAAACCTACGAGCTGCTGGAAGCGATCGACTCCGGCGACGACGGAGCAATTGTGGAAGAGCTCGGGGACGTTCTACTTCAGGTTCTCCTGGATAGCCAGATTGCAGCCGATCAAGGTCGGTTCGACCTCAACGATGTCGTCGATGTAATTGCTCGCAAACTCGTTCGACGTCATCCGCATGTGTTCGGTGACGTGAAGGTCGGCACCGCGAATGACGTCGCGCTGCACTGGGACCGGATTAAACGATCAGAGAAGGCTCGGCAATCGATCTTCGACGGCTTGCCTGCCGAACTGCCCGCGCTCGCCCGTGCAGCCCGACTTTCAAAGAAAGCCGCTCGCGTCGGCTATGACTTTCCGACCCGGAACATGTTGTTCGATAAGCTCCAGGAAGAGATCACGGAACTGGCGTTTGAAATCTTCCCAGCTGGTAAGATTCCCCATGTTGAAGCGAACGTGGATGTTCCGGTCGAGCCAGATCCGGAACCATTCACTGCGGAACAGCAACGCCGAATCGAATCCGAAATCGGTGACGTCCTGTTCGTCGTGGCCAATATCGCACGACGCTGGCACATCAACCCCGAGGAAGCGCTGCGAGCCAGCAACGCCAAGTTTCAGCGACGAGTCGAATACATCGAGCGGCGCCTCAAGGAAACGGGACGCGATATTCATTCAGCCAGCTTGACTGAGATGGAGGAGCTCTACCAGGAAGGCAAGCAAATTGAAAAGTCCGGGAATGGAGAGCCCCGCTAG
- a CDS encoding M3 family metallopeptidase, with protein MADRNLETDNPLLATTGLPDFAAIRPEHIVPAVKQIVSHATQRLAEIEQHLAPTWEGSLGQLEKLDPPFEYGWKPVGHLFGVLNSDELRTAYETILPEVVQFGLRASQSEPIYKCLKELRSSDEWSRLSEAQQRIITDRIKGAELSGIALEGEQRERFNAIEQELSQLSTDFSNHVLDATKAYSLDITNPVDTEGWPQTLRNLAAKAWNSAHTESEKPATPAEGPWRITLEPPLFSPFMEHCRNRELREQLYRAFVTRASAGELNNDPLITRILSLRKEKAKLLGYRNYAEISLARKMAPSVDAIRQMFKDLRTAAWDAAVQDLEDIKKLRETRGETSPLQVWDVAFWAERLREERYAYTDDELRPYFPFEKVLDGLFQLLGRLFEVSIHRQTDVSVWHPDVRFYRVHNASGDHVASFYLDAFSRPENKRGGAWMDDCLGRRKTGDHVQLPVAHLVCNQTPPHGDTPSLMSFREVETLFHEMGHGLQHMLTKVDYADCAGINGVEWDAVELPSQFMENWCYHRPTLMGLTGHYQTGEPLPDALFEKVRAAKNYRAGSMTLRQLLFGMTDIELHTEFDPEGSESVHELNRRLSQQTSVLPLLTEDRSLCSFQHIFSGGYAAGYYSYKWAEILSADAFSAFEEAGLDDPATILETGRRFRDTVLSLGGSRHPMDVFRAFRGREPQVAALLRHSGLGPKA; from the coding sequence ATGGCTGATCGCAATTTAGAAACTGACAATCCCCTGCTGGCCACCACGGGATTACCTGATTTTGCTGCCATTCGCCCAGAGCATATCGTTCCCGCCGTCAAGCAGATTGTAAGCCACGCCACCCAAAGACTGGCGGAAATCGAGCAGCATCTGGCCCCGACTTGGGAAGGTTCGCTCGGTCAGCTGGAGAAATTGGACCCTCCCTTCGAATACGGCTGGAAACCCGTCGGTCACCTGTTCGGCGTACTGAATTCTGACGAACTGAGAACCGCCTACGAGACAATCCTGCCCGAGGTTGTTCAGTTCGGGCTCCGAGCCAGCCAGAGCGAGCCCATCTACAAGTGTCTGAAAGAGTTACGATCCAGTGATGAATGGTCTCGTCTGAGTGAAGCCCAGCAGCGCATCATCACCGACCGAATCAAGGGGGCCGAGCTTTCCGGAATTGCGCTCGAAGGTGAGCAGCGAGAACGCTTCAACGCCATCGAGCAGGAACTGTCACAGTTATCGACGGACTTCTCGAATCACGTTCTGGACGCAACGAAGGCCTATTCTCTCGACATCACAAATCCGGTCGACACCGAGGGCTGGCCGCAGACACTACGAAATCTGGCAGCCAAAGCCTGGAACTCGGCCCATACCGAGTCCGAAAAGCCGGCCACACCTGCGGAAGGTCCCTGGCGTATCACACTGGAACCACCGCTATTTTCTCCCTTTATGGAACACTGCCGGAACCGTGAACTGCGGGAACAACTCTATCGTGCCTTCGTCACACGTGCGTCGGCGGGAGAGCTCAACAATGATCCACTGATCACGCGGATTCTGTCGCTCCGAAAAGAAAAGGCGAAACTGCTGGGCTACCGGAACTACGCTGAAATCAGCCTCGCCAGAAAGATGGCACCCAGCGTCGATGCGATCCGTCAGATGTTTAAAGATCTGCGGACCGCTGCCTGGGACGCAGCCGTTCAGGACCTCGAAGATATCAAGAAACTCAGAGAAACCCGGGGAGAAACTTCGCCCCTGCAGGTGTGGGACGTCGCTTTCTGGGCGGAACGTCTTCGGGAAGAGCGTTACGCTTACACTGACGACGAACTCAGACCTTACTTTCCCTTCGAGAAAGTGCTCGATGGCCTGTTTCAGTTGCTGGGTCGGTTGTTCGAAGTGTCGATCCATCGTCAGACAGACGTCAGCGTCTGGCATCCCGACGTCCGCTTTTACCGTGTTCATAACGCTTCCGGAGACCACGTCGCCTCGTTCTACCTCGACGCATTCTCACGCCCCGAGAACAAGCGCGGGGGGGCGTGGATGGATGATTGCCTGGGCCGCCGAAAGACGGGCGATCACGTCCAGTTGCCGGTTGCACATCTTGTCTGTAATCAGACGCCGCCCCACGGTGACACCCCCAGCCTCATGTCCTTCCGTGAAGTGGAAACCCTGTTCCACGAAATGGGACATGGCCTGCAGCACATGCTGACCAAGGTCGATTATGCTGACTGTGCAGGTATCAACGGCGTTGAGTGGGATGCAGTGGAATTGCCCAGCCAGTTCATGGAGAACTGGTGCTATCACCGTCCGACACTCATGGGACTGACAGGTCATTATCAGACGGGTGAACCCCTGCCTGATGCCCTGTTTGAAAAGGTGCGAGCCGCAAAAAACTACCGCGCGGGGTCCATGACACTGCGACAGTTGCTGTTCGGCATGACAGACATCGAGTTGCACACCGAGTTTGACCCTGAAGGATCAGAATCGGTACATGAACTCAATCGTCGCCTCAGTCAGCAGACCAGCGTTCTGCCCCTGCTCACCGAAGATCGATCGCTGTGCTCGTTCCAGCATATCTTCAGTGGGGGATACGCCGCCGGTTACTACAGTTACAAGTGGGCTGAAATTCTGAGTGCCGATGCATTCAGCGCATTTGAAGAAGCTGGCCTCGACGACCCAGCCACGATCCTCGAAACAGGTCGACGGTTCCGCGACACCGTTCTTTCGCTCGGTGGAAGCCGGCATCCGATGGACGTCTTCCGAGCCTTCCGCGGTCGTGAACCCCAGGTTGCAGCTCTGCTGAGACATTCAGGCCTCGGCCCCAAGGCCTGA
- a CDS encoding cofactor-independent phosphoglycerate mutase, with the protein MKFALVIPDGAADEPQPSLGGKTPFQAAAVPNMDEVVRLGVVGRADHVPASMPSGSDVGTMSLFGYDPLEFHTGRAPLEAAAQGIELGVNDWCIRCNFVTVANGEMVSFTAEQIPTDLARTLIETLQRDQCGNEHWKFYAGVSYRNLLVYRARDTVAPFGNKTLTTPPHDITGQGIEPYLPQGPGSELLRELMEKSEGLLAGSPENQQRAASGTHTATQIWLWGQGQRPNLTPFLERFGQRGAVITAVDLLRGIGRLLGWKVIEVQGATGYLDTDYAAKGRAAIQALKDDVTDFIVVHVEASDEASHEGKADEKVRALEQIDQHIVGPLHEYLRSQGEYRLLICPDHPTFLRTKTHSHGYVPFALCGTSITADSAKTYDEIAAAKSALRLDRGCELMNLLFSPAHGCT; encoded by the coding sequence ATGAAATTTGCTTTGGTGATTCCGGACGGCGCAGCCGATGAACCGCAACCTTCCTTAGGGGGAAAGACCCCATTCCAGGCAGCCGCTGTTCCGAATATGGACGAAGTCGTGCGACTGGGTGTCGTCGGCCGCGCGGATCATGTTCCAGCCTCGATGCCCTCCGGCAGCGATGTCGGAACGATGAGTCTGTTTGGCTACGACCCGCTTGAGTTTCATACGGGACGTGCGCCACTGGAAGCCGCCGCCCAAGGGATCGAGTTGGGGGTGAATGACTGGTGCATCCGCTGCAACTTTGTCACGGTGGCCAACGGCGAGATGGTCAGCTTTACGGCAGAGCAAATCCCGACGGACCTCGCGCGAACGCTGATTGAGACGCTGCAACGTGATCAGTGCGGGAACGAGCACTGGAAGTTCTATGCGGGCGTGAGCTATCGCAACCTGCTGGTCTATCGTGCTCGTGACACGGTTGCTCCTTTCGGCAACAAGACACTCACCACTCCTCCCCACGACATTACGGGCCAGGGGATTGAACCCTATTTGCCGCAAGGCCCGGGGTCTGAACTTCTGCGTGAGTTGATGGAAAAGAGCGAGGGGTTGCTCGCCGGCTCTCCTGAGAACCAGCAACGGGCTGCTTCCGGAACGCATACCGCGACGCAGATCTGGCTTTGGGGGCAGGGGCAACGGCCGAATCTGACGCCGTTCTTGGAGCGATTCGGCCAGCGCGGGGCGGTCATCACAGCGGTGGACCTGCTACGCGGGATTGGCCGGCTCCTCGGCTGGAAAGTGATCGAAGTTCAAGGTGCCACGGGCTATCTCGACACGGATTACGCGGCCAAAGGACGCGCTGCAATTCAGGCACTCAAAGACGACGTGACTGATTTCATCGTCGTTCATGTTGAGGCCTCAGATGAAGCGTCGCATGAAGGGAAGGCGGACGAAAAAGTTCGGGCCCTGGAACAGATCGACCAGCATATTGTGGGGCCGCTACACGAGTATCTGCGCTCACAAGGTGAATACCGATTGCTGATCTGTCCTGACCATCCGACATTTCTGCGAACCAAGACGCACAGCCACGGCTACGTCCCATTTGCTTTGTGTGGCACGTCGATTACGGCGGATTCCGCTAAGACCTATGACGAAATCGCAGCGGCAAAGTCTGCACTCCGTCTTGATCGCGGCTGCGAACTCATGAATCTGTTATTCAGTCCGGCCCATGGCTGCACATAA
- a CDS encoding pseudouridine synthase, with product MPLPPSRSDSEDSHFDDDDSTLERLQKVLASAGIASRRHCEEYIRDGRVTVDGMTVTELGMKVDPQAQKVCVDGERIKFQKKQYFLVNKPVGVVCSNADPQGRPRVIDLLPPWLGRLFSVGRLDESSEGLLIVTNDGELAHALAHPRFQVERVYRCIIAGIPTDDTFKQLRQGLHFTEGKFRMRDVRRIKTNGKSTLVEVVLTEGQNREVRRLFARVGHKVLKLRRTAFGPMKLGELETAAYRPLSPSEVRVLKQYAASDPSRRPSWRKQEVVNPQRKRIKGVGKPRRKPSSRIPSANRGGSRNKRPRR from the coding sequence ATGCCGCTCCCGCCCTCCCGTTCTGATTCTGAAGACAGCCATTTCGACGACGACGATTCAACGCTGGAACGCCTGCAAAAAGTGCTGGCTTCGGCGGGAATCGCCTCGCGACGTCATTGCGAAGAATACATTCGCGACGGTCGCGTGACCGTTGATGGCATGACCGTCACCGAACTGGGAATGAAGGTCGATCCCCAGGCTCAAAAGGTCTGCGTGGATGGCGAGCGGATCAAATTCCAGAAGAAACAGTACTTCCTCGTTAACAAACCTGTGGGGGTCGTCTGCTCTAATGCCGATCCGCAGGGGCGTCCTCGAGTCATCGATCTCCTTCCCCCGTGGCTGGGCCGACTGTTCTCGGTCGGTCGGCTGGACGAGTCGTCCGAAGGTCTGCTGATCGTCACAAACGACGGCGAACTGGCACACGCTCTGGCTCACCCCCGCTTTCAGGTCGAGCGTGTCTATCGCTGTATCATTGCGGGAATCCCAACGGACGACACTTTCAAGCAACTGCGTCAGGGACTGCACTTCACAGAGGGAAAGTTCCGGATGCGGGACGTTCGCCGGATCAAGACGAACGGCAAGAGCACACTGGTGGAGGTCGTTCTGACGGAAGGTCAGAACCGGGAAGTTCGTCGCTTGTTCGCGCGAGTGGGGCACAAGGTGCTGAAGCTGCGGCGAACTGCGTTTGGTCCCATGAAACTGGGGGAACTGGAAACTGCGGCATATCGTCCGCTTTCACCTTCAGAAGTGCGGGTACTGAAGCAGTACGCCGCGAGCGATCCGTCCCGCCGTCCCTCCTGGCGCAAGCAGGAAGTTGTTAATCCTCAGCGGAAGCGGATCAAAGGGGTTGGAAAGCCTCGCCGCAAGCCAAGCTCGAGGATTCCCTCCGCGAACCGCGGCGGTTCCAGGAACAAACGACCGCGGCGCTGA